In Actinomadura citrea, a single window of DNA contains:
- a CDS encoding AAA family ATPase, with protein sequence MGPAARRHSRSPRNRGHVACMDGRPPTRGATFGRQREQASIDELLTGVDGPRVMLVEGEPGIGRTRLLEEAARMAADEGFSVVVSDTAPELRRPVDLELLLSVLDEPGPPSPPAGGQDRSAERLRAALERRARSTSLLILLDDLEWADPATLLALETLPIRLASSPVCWILARRTGSGGAELDRLFLRLQAGGAVLLQLSPLSGEAVSELVTATLGACPDSDLRVLADGAGGNPLLLLELMHGLLDEGGVAISRGNAHLITSRLPERARIVVAGRLEELDPAARRLLEIAAMLGPAFHPLVAADLLGITPSELLPSLEAILATGLLAAREEALVFQHDVVRESVITDIPGPVRQALHVQIGRTLLEHGGRVKAAAAHLMAGAVSGVPEVLQSLDRASSQMLDTYPAVAAELTHRALDLTEPADPLRFARTMTAMRTLVAAGDLTGAAELAEAALDQCASGPSTAELLTALSFVLVPMGQAVRASDTAKAVLDMPDLTDEVRDRAELALMQAEAGLQEGGSVLDRARAIIKAADVPGRGLVTGALIVLALNDWDKGDLIGALDLTRTGVRQAFNDGVHECRLHPGLILASFLVDVRLMDEARRTMVLGTGGAEGIGRDGWAAGPGIVRSRIDLAEGRPEEAIRGARAALEAADAVGAHLLGACARATLAIAALRCGDLETATKHGFGGEDAGGPASPPFDLTRSELIRAQVTEACDGPRAAFPALSGLLDGLTKHSRVLICDPTAAAWLVRTAVAAGEPGSAEKVVAAADRLADMNPGLPSLAAAAEHARGLLHGDSDLLRHAAAEHADHWASASAYEDLGMLLDGGNGARGQKIQFFDEALSCYAAAGAERDAARLRGRLRGMGERRRHWNRRERPAAGWGSLTGAEERISGLVAQGLTNQRIADQLFVSVHTVAFHLRQIFRKLDVRSRVELARQVLEHSDDLPGAQSGGNHDGTEAESSPAQRHSRPE encoded by the coding sequence ATGGGCCCAGCGGCGCGTCGACACTCGCGTAGCCCACGCAATCGTGGGCACGTTGCCTGCATGGACGGCAGGCCGCCGACGCGGGGCGCGACCTTCGGTCGCCAACGGGAACAGGCGAGCATCGACGAGTTGCTGACGGGCGTCGACGGCCCGAGGGTCATGCTCGTCGAGGGGGAGCCGGGCATCGGGCGGACCCGCTTGCTCGAGGAGGCCGCGCGCATGGCCGCTGACGAGGGTTTCTCGGTGGTGGTCTCGGATACGGCCCCCGAACTGCGGCGGCCCGTTGACCTGGAGCTGTTGCTGTCGGTCCTGGACGAGCCGGGCCCACCCTCGCCGCCGGCCGGTGGACAGGACCGGTCGGCTGAACGGCTGCGGGCCGCGCTGGAACGGCGGGCCCGCTCCACCTCGTTGCTGATCCTGCTGGACGATCTTGAATGGGCCGATCCCGCGACGCTCCTCGCCCTGGAGACGCTGCCGATTCGACTCGCATCGTCTCCGGTGTGCTGGATCCTCGCACGCCGCACCGGCTCCGGTGGCGCCGAGCTCGATCGGCTGTTCCTCCGGTTGCAGGCGGGCGGCGCCGTCCTGCTCCAGCTCAGTCCGCTGTCGGGTGAGGCCGTCTCCGAGTTGGTCACCGCGACTTTGGGAGCGTGCCCTGATTCCGACCTGCGCGTGCTCGCAGATGGAGCGGGTGGCAATCCGCTGCTGCTTCTCGAGCTGATGCACGGACTGCTCGACGAGGGCGGGGTAGCGATCTCCCGGGGTAACGCTCACCTCATCACCTCGCGGTTGCCGGAGCGGGCCCGTATCGTCGTCGCGGGTCGCCTGGAAGAACTGGATCCGGCGGCTCGGCGGCTCCTTGAGATCGCGGCGATGCTGGGGCCCGCGTTCCACCCCCTGGTCGCCGCCGACCTGCTTGGCATCACCCCCTCCGAACTACTGCCGTCGCTGGAGGCGATACTGGCGACCGGGTTGCTGGCAGCGCGTGAAGAGGCTCTGGTGTTCCAGCACGACGTGGTGCGCGAATCGGTGATCACGGATATCCCCGGTCCGGTCCGGCAGGCCCTGCACGTGCAGATCGGAAGGACCCTGCTGGAGCACGGTGGCAGGGTGAAGGCTGCGGCGGCCCACCTCATGGCGGGGGCGGTCTCAGGCGTCCCGGAGGTCCTCCAGAGCCTGGACCGGGCAAGCTCGCAGATGCTCGACACCTACCCGGCGGTCGCCGCCGAGCTGACCCATCGGGCGCTCGACCTCACCGAGCCCGCCGATCCGCTGCGGTTCGCGCGCACGATGACGGCGATGCGGACGCTGGTCGCCGCCGGTGACCTGACGGGGGCCGCGGAGCTCGCGGAGGCCGCGCTCGACCAATGCGCGTCCGGCCCGTCCACCGCCGAACTGCTGACCGCACTGTCCTTCGTCCTGGTGCCGATGGGGCAGGCCGTCAGGGCGTCGGACACGGCCAAGGCCGTGCTGGACATGCCTGATCTGACGGACGAGGTGCGCGACCGCGCCGAACTCGCCCTCATGCAGGCCGAGGCCGGGCTGCAGGAGGGCGGAAGCGTGCTGGACCGGGCCAGAGCGATCATCAAGGCGGCCGACGTGCCCGGCCGTGGCCTGGTGACCGGTGCGCTCATCGTCCTCGCCCTGAACGACTGGGACAAGGGCGATCTGATCGGCGCGCTCGACCTCACGCGGACAGGTGTGCGGCAGGCGTTCAACGACGGCGTGCATGAGTGCCGGCTCCACCCAGGTCTGATACTGGCCTCGTTCCTGGTGGACGTCAGGCTCATGGACGAGGCGCGGCGGACGATGGTGCTGGGGACCGGCGGGGCCGAGGGGATCGGACGGGACGGCTGGGCGGCCGGACCGGGGATCGTGCGATCACGCATCGACCTCGCCGAGGGGCGGCCGGAGGAGGCGATCCGCGGGGCGAGGGCGGCTCTGGAAGCGGCCGACGCGGTCGGGGCGCACCTGCTGGGCGCCTGTGCCCGGGCGACGCTGGCCATCGCGGCCCTGCGCTGCGGCGATCTCGAGACCGCCACGAAGCACGGCTTCGGCGGCGAGGACGCGGGCGGCCCGGCATCCCCTCCCTTCGACCTGACCCGAAGCGAACTGATCCGGGCGCAGGTCACCGAGGCCTGTGACGGGCCGCGGGCCGCCTTCCCCGCATTGAGCGGACTCCTCGACGGCCTGACAAAGCACAGTCGGGTACTGATCTGCGATCCGACCGCGGCGGCCTGGCTGGTCCGAACGGCGGTCGCAGCGGGTGAGCCCGGATCGGCCGAGAAGGTCGTTGCGGCGGCCGACCGGCTCGCCGACATGAACCCGGGGCTGCCCAGTCTGGCCGCCGCCGCCGAGCACGCCCGCGGGCTGCTGCACGGCGATTCCGACCTCCTCCGACACGCCGCCGCGGAGCACGCCGACCACTGGGCGTCCGCCTCCGCCTACGAAGACCTCGGCATGCTGCTGGACGGGGGGAACGGCGCACGCGGCCAGAAAATCCAGTTCTTTGACGAGGCTCTGTCCTGTTACGCGGCGGCCGGTGCCGAGCGCGACGCCGCCCGGCTCCGGGGGCGCCTGCGGGGGATGGGGGAGCGCCGACGGCACTGGAACCGCCGCGAACGGCCCGCGGCCGGCTGGGGCAGCCTTACCGGGGCCGAGGAGCGGATCTCCGGGCTCGTCGCCCAAGGGCTCACCAACCAGCGCATCGCCGATCAGTTGTTCGTCAGCGTCCACACCGTCGCGTTCCACCTGCGGCAGATCTTCCGCAAACTCGACGTCCGTTCGCGCGTCGAACTGGCGCGGCAGGTCCTCGAACATTCCGACGACCTTCCAGGCGCGCAGTCCGGAGGGAACCACGACGGCACGGAGGCCGAGTCATCCCCCGCCCAGCGACACTCTAGACCGGAATGA
- a CDS encoding DUF2267 domain-containing protein — translation MDKTVHKTKQILKEIEHAQGWSKDRRNWSYDALRAVLRALRRYVAEGEWEDIKSSISQDLRPLIPV, via the coding sequence TTGGACAAGACCGTCCACAAGACGAAACAAATATTGAAGGAGATCGAGCATGCCCAGGGGTGGTCAAAGGACCGACGAAACTGGTCCTACGATGCGTTGCGCGCCGTCCTGCGCGCCTTGCGGCGCTACGTCGCAGAAGGGGAGTGGGAGGACATCAAGTCCAGCATTTCCCAGGACCTGCGCCCGCTCATTCCGGTCTAG
- a CDS encoding MFS transporter codes for MTNAGEGGTIQTQIPARLDRLAWTRFHWRIVIGLGTVWILDGLEVTIVGSIAARMTEPGSGIDVASGDIGTAAAFYVAGACLGALLFGQLTDRFGRKKLFMITLGLYVVATVATAFATEAWYLFLFRFLTGAGIGGEYAAINSAIDELIPARNRGRVDLAINGSYWLGAALGSLGSVLLLNDALLSADLGWRLAFAIGGALGLGIMVVRRNVPESPRWLFIHGRAEEAERIVDRIEREVQSETGEPLPPPAQSITVRQRRSISFREIARVTAKRYPNRTVLGLSLFVGQAFMYNAVTFDLGTILSDFSDVASGTVPYFLAAFALGNLMGPLLLGRLFDTVGRKPMIAGTYFGSAALIAATAALLMAGLLTSTTFIVLVALSFFVASAGASSAYLTVSEIFPMETRALAIALFFAVGTAVGGITGPALFGQFIGSGRLDLVAVGFFIGCGAMMLGGFAELIFGVRAEQQSLENIARPLTAEEAEATTPQEQEGLRRAALERELPAEDRRRSDERDRRVRERAARRRKREMARPQRFRPGPGGSQTYSPGMMGTAGTPSRSTAVSERELDREIDDLVHATGAGPVERRDLAKRVRARSWGPGRFRQALEEATKEGRLLRLTRSRYGPGDSRRDEE; via the coding sequence ATGACGAATGCCGGTGAAGGCGGCACGATTCAGACCCAGATTCCCGCTCGGCTGGACCGCCTTGCCTGGACGCGGTTCCACTGGAGGATCGTGATCGGCCTCGGCACCGTCTGGATCCTGGACGGGCTGGAGGTCACGATCGTGGGTTCGATCGCTGCCCGGATGACCGAGCCGGGCAGCGGCATCGACGTCGCCAGCGGCGACATCGGCACGGCCGCGGCCTTCTACGTTGCCGGCGCCTGCCTGGGTGCGCTTCTCTTCGGTCAGCTCACCGACCGCTTCGGGCGCAAGAAACTGTTCATGATCACACTGGGGTTGTACGTGGTCGCGACCGTGGCGACCGCGTTCGCTACCGAGGCGTGGTACCTGTTCCTGTTCCGTTTCCTCACGGGGGCCGGGATCGGCGGTGAGTACGCGGCCATCAACTCGGCCATCGACGAGCTGATCCCTGCCCGCAACCGCGGCCGTGTGGACCTTGCCATCAACGGCAGTTACTGGCTGGGCGCGGCCCTTGGAAGTCTTGGCAGCGTGCTTCTCCTCAACGATGCCCTGCTGTCGGCGGATCTCGGCTGGCGGCTGGCCTTCGCCATCGGCGGGGCCCTCGGGCTGGGGATCATGGTGGTGCGCCGGAACGTTCCGGAGAGCCCCCGCTGGCTGTTCATCCATGGCCGTGCCGAGGAGGCGGAACGGATCGTTGACCGGATCGAGCGGGAGGTTCAGTCCGAGACGGGGGAGCCGCTGCCCCCTCCGGCCCAGAGCATCACCGTGCGGCAGCGCAGGTCGATCAGCTTCCGCGAGATCGCCCGCGTGACGGCCAAGCGCTATCCCAACCGCACCGTTCTCGGGCTGTCGCTGTTCGTCGGGCAGGCGTTCATGTACAACGCCGTCACGTTCGACCTGGGCACGATCCTCAGCGACTTCTCCGACGTCGCGTCCGGCACGGTGCCCTACTTCCTGGCCGCGTTCGCGCTCGGGAACCTGATGGGGCCGCTACTGCTCGGACGCCTCTTCGACACCGTCGGCCGCAAGCCGATGATCGCCGGTACCTACTTCGGCTCCGCGGCCCTGATCGCGGCGACCGCGGCTCTGCTCATGGCCGGCCTGCTGACCTCGACGACGTTCATCGTCCTGGTAGCGCTGAGCTTCTTCGTCGCGTCGGCCGGGGCCAGTTCCGCCTACCTGACGGTCAGCGAGATCTTCCCGATGGAGACCCGTGCGCTCGCCATCGCCCTCTTCTTCGCGGTCGGCACCGCCGTCGGCGGGATCACCGGCCCGGCGCTCTTCGGCCAGTTCATCGGCAGCGGCCGGCTGGACCTGGTCGCCGTCGGGTTCTTCATCGGGTGCGGGGCGATGATGCTGGGCGGATTCGCGGAGCTGATCTTCGGTGTCCGCGCCGAACAGCAGTCGCTGGAGAACATCGCCCGTCCGCTTACCGCGGAGGAGGCCGAGGCCACCACGCCGCAGGAGCAGGAGGGCCTCCGGCGGGCCGCGCTGGAGCGGGAACTGCCGGCCGAGGACAGGCGCCGGTCTGACGAACGCGATCGCCGCGTCCGGGAGCGCGCCGCCCGGCGCCGCAAGCGGGAGATGGCGAGGCCGCAGCGCTTCCGTCCCGGGCCTGGGGGCTCGCAGACCTACTCTCCGGGAATGATGGGAACCGCGGGCACGCCAAGCCGGTCGACGGCGGTCTCCGAGCGCGAACTCGACCGTGAGATCGATGATCTCGTCCACGCGACCGGGGCGGGGCCTGTGGAGCGGCGCGACCTGGCGAAGCGGGTCAGGGCTCGAAGCTGGGGCCCCGGCCGGTTCAGGCAGGCCCTGGAAGAGGCGACCAAGGAGGGGCGCCTACTGCGGCTGACCCGCAGCAGGTACGGCCCGGGAGACTCCAGAAGGGATGAGGAGTGA
- a CDS encoding LuxR C-terminal-related transcriptional regulator, which yields MTEEPLLDSKLEPPDPPSGLVERPGLSHALDAGRQRPITLVNAPPGWGKSVLLSWWTRATEFRVGWVGIEDGDDPRFWSYLRAALNSAGRFAGDALPSPDEAPQEVFLARLAARLADLREPVGIVLDDFHRIRDPRVLKGLEYLVRHAGRALRMVIVTRGGPGPALARLRLADAVTVVEGADLSFNMAETVELLAALGLELPDRYTRMLLRRTAGWPAGLRLAGLSMRGHCDPPRFVEEFTGNHESIAGYFTSEVLDGLGGGHREVLLCGCVLDELTGSLVDALTGRSDGERILAELWEAGVFLDPVGDGRSAYRCHRLFREFLRRELVRRAPLRVPELHRRAATWYAARGSSSEALQHALLSSDWRMATDLVTEYWPDLVLSGPDPPLWVPGPAPPEAALRDNPDLALACALNQQILGDRRGTDRYLRLTGDDRVTAIHLARSVAAGDVATASSQASRLLTHREDNEGARSVALSALGTARLATGDLSVAERALDGGLVAAERVGLGRVRAACLSRLAVVRALLGDLHLAKRTAQDSLGSTTTSVACGYAHLALAITHHEWGEGDEAARYLDLAEGSGDRLLAALISIVRLWSLQDGESRSRADEAVREAHHELTGWAVPRYIAHRFTAAEAGLRASFGDTRTAFRLLADQAEASGGSATLTVALARAQLRDGNLDAAIGTAAGAPNGELGLALEAGLLEALAADRLGRGRHASMSLEKALQLADHERFRGVFIREGPAARRLLSAHLDSGTAYWPLVMDIIECATDRPDRPVAPLTERELTVLRYLQSVLTTEEIAAELHVSVNTVKTHMRHIYRKLTASRRREAVRKARDAQLL from the coding sequence GTGACAGAGGAACCACTGCTCGACTCGAAGCTGGAGCCGCCCGACCCTCCATCAGGGCTGGTGGAGCGACCAGGTCTCAGCCATGCCCTCGACGCTGGGCGGCAGCGCCCGATAACGCTGGTCAACGCCCCACCCGGCTGGGGGAAGTCCGTACTGCTGAGCTGGTGGACGAGGGCGACGGAATTCCGCGTCGGCTGGGTCGGCATCGAGGACGGGGACGATCCCCGGTTCTGGTCCTATCTGCGGGCCGCGCTGAACTCCGCGGGACGTTTCGCAGGTGACGCCCTGCCGTCGCCGGACGAGGCGCCCCAGGAGGTGTTCTTGGCCCGACTGGCGGCCAGGCTGGCCGATCTGCGCGAACCGGTGGGCATCGTCCTCGACGATTTCCATCGAATACGGGATCCGCGCGTCCTGAAGGGCCTGGAGTATCTTGTCCGGCACGCCGGGCGGGCTCTACGGATGGTCATCGTGACGCGCGGCGGTCCGGGACCTGCACTGGCACGGCTGCGGCTCGCCGATGCGGTCACCGTGGTGGAGGGCGCGGATCTGTCCTTCAACATGGCGGAGACTGTCGAACTGCTGGCCGCGCTCGGCCTGGAATTGCCCGACCGGTACACACGCATGCTGCTCCGGCGAACAGCGGGGTGGCCAGCGGGCCTCAGGCTGGCAGGACTGTCCATGCGAGGACACTGCGATCCGCCGCGTTTCGTCGAGGAGTTCACCGGCAACCACGAGAGCATCGCGGGTTATTTCACATCAGAAGTGTTGGACGGGCTCGGCGGTGGGCACCGGGAGGTCCTGCTGTGCGGCTGTGTACTGGATGAGCTGACCGGCAGCCTGGTGGACGCCCTCACCGGCCGGTCGGACGGTGAAAGGATCCTCGCCGAACTGTGGGAGGCGGGCGTTTTCCTCGACCCGGTCGGCGACGGGCGCTCCGCGTACCGCTGTCACCGTCTCTTCCGTGAGTTCCTCCGCCGTGAGCTGGTCAGGCGGGCACCGCTACGAGTTCCCGAGCTGCATCGGCGCGCGGCCACCTGGTACGCCGCACGAGGCTCGTCCTCGGAAGCGCTACAGCATGCCCTCCTGTCCTCGGACTGGCGTATGGCCACGGATCTGGTGACCGAGTACTGGCCCGATCTCGTGCTCTCTGGTCCGGACCCGCCGCTCTGGGTACCCGGCCCCGCGCCACCCGAAGCAGCCCTTCGCGATAACCCGGATCTTGCACTGGCCTGTGCACTGAACCAGCAGATTCTCGGCGATCGGCGAGGAACCGACCGTTATCTGCGGCTCACCGGCGATGACAGGGTCACGGCGATCCACCTGGCACGGTCGGTGGCGGCGGGGGACGTCGCCACGGCCTCCTCCCAGGCGTCACGGCTCCTCACCCACCGGGAAGACAACGAAGGCGCCCGTAGCGTCGCCCTTTCCGCACTCGGCACGGCCAGGCTGGCGACCGGCGACCTGTCCGTAGCGGAACGGGCACTGGACGGCGGGCTGGTCGCGGCTGAGCGGGTGGGTCTGGGACGGGTCCGGGCAGCGTGCCTGAGCAGGCTCGCCGTGGTCCGTGCACTGCTCGGCGATCTCCATCTCGCGAAGCGGACGGCTCAGGATTCGCTCGGTTCCACGACGACGTCCGTGGCTTGCGGATATGCCCATCTGGCGCTAGCGATCACGCACCATGAATGGGGCGAGGGGGATGAGGCGGCACGGTACCTGGATCTCGCAGAGGGTTCCGGTGACCGGCTCCTCGCAGCGCTGATCAGCATTGTCCGGCTGTGGTCGCTACAGGACGGCGAATCCCGCTCCAGAGCGGATGAGGCAGTGCGCGAGGCCCACCACGAACTCACCGGCTGGGCCGTACCGAGGTACATCGCCCACCGGTTCACCGCCGCCGAGGCGGGACTTCGAGCGAGCTTCGGGGACACCCGGACGGCCTTCCGGCTCCTTGCCGACCAGGCTGAGGCCTCGGGCGGCTCGGCGACGCTGACGGTCGCGCTCGCACGTGCACAACTGAGGGACGGCAATCTGGACGCGGCGATAGGGACGGCCGCCGGCGCGCCGAACGGGGAACTGGGGCTCGCGCTGGAAGCGGGCCTTCTGGAAGCCTTGGCCGCCGACCGTCTCGGCCGTGGCCGACATGCTTCCATGAGCCTGGAGAAGGCCCTGCAACTCGCCGATCATGAACGGTTCCGGGGTGTGTTCATCCGCGAGGGCCCGGCGGCGCGGCGGCTTCTGAGCGCCCACCTGGACTCCGGGACGGCATACTGGCCGTTGGTCATGGACATCATCGAGTGCGCCACCGACCGGCCGGACCGCCCCGTCGCACCGCTGACCGAGCGGGAACTGACGGTGCTGCGGTATCTCCAGAGCGTTCTGACGACCGAGGAGATCGCGGCCGAGTTGCACGTCTCGGTCAACACCGTGAAGACGCACATGCGCCACATCTACCGGAAGCTCACCGCCTCCCGGCGCCGGGAGGCGGTGCGCAAGGCGCGGGACGCTCAGCTTCTCTGA
- a CDS encoding Na+/H+ antiporter: MGPESVFIVVLATAVVVLLSRALSARIGMPDAILLVVLGAAIAFLPGMPEIELPPEVVLLGFLPPLVYYAAFFSAPREAKAEAVPITALAIGLTTVTTFTVAAVLRWVLPDLGWAAAIALGAAVAPTDPVAAISIMKRLNAPVRIVTIIEGENLINDAVALTAFVLAVESLTTPFTVGHGIARLAGVVAGGVAYGLAVGFIASRLRRRIRDPGSQIIVSLLTPYLAFVPADRLGFSGVLATVCAGFYLGTRGEGVLQPASRLPGHLFWRVLVFLLESALFVLLGLEIRVIVRELTGAAWPSAVLGAVAVTAVIVALRLAWTQLVFPLSRYLPGRHITFDHLPWRDRLAIGWSGMRGAISLAIVLSLPVSAPGLPPERRGERLFVTGAVVFITLIGCATTLPGLLRRLGLAESDRVRIEYQEAKKAVVEAALARLDELIENGEVDGRTGRTFRQLYEDLLDRIRAEFGEDLDEEVTDSLGLRRELVRTQREKLRRLYSKGKISAEGLRAVDRWLDLEDPDIREVG; the protein is encoded by the coding sequence ATGGGCCCGGAATCCGTGTTCATCGTCGTCCTGGCCACCGCGGTCGTGGTACTGCTCTCCCGGGCCTTGTCCGCGCGTATAGGGATGCCCGACGCGATCCTGCTCGTCGTGCTCGGCGCGGCGATCGCGTTCTTGCCCGGCATGCCCGAGATCGAGCTGCCGCCGGAAGTGGTGCTGCTCGGCTTCCTCCCCCCGTTGGTCTACTACGCGGCGTTCTTCAGCGCCCCGCGCGAGGCGAAGGCGGAGGCCGTGCCGATCACGGCGCTGGCGATCGGCTTGACGACGGTGACCACCTTCACGGTCGCCGCGGTCCTGCGGTGGGTCCTGCCCGACCTGGGCTGGGCGGCGGCCATAGCCCTCGGTGCCGCCGTGGCCCCCACCGACCCCGTCGCCGCAATCTCGATCATGAAGCGGCTGAACGCGCCGGTTCGGATCGTGACCATCATCGAAGGTGAGAACCTCATCAATGACGCCGTCGCGCTCACCGCCTTCGTGCTGGCCGTCGAGTCGCTGACGACGCCCTTCACCGTCGGCCACGGCATCGCGCGCCTGGCCGGGGTGGTCGCCGGCGGCGTGGCGTACGGCCTGGCAGTGGGGTTCATAGCGTCCCGCCTGCGCCGCCGGATCCGCGATCCCGGCAGCCAGATCATCGTGTCCCTGCTGACGCCGTACCTCGCGTTCGTCCCGGCCGACAGGCTCGGCTTCTCCGGGGTGCTCGCCACCGTCTGCGCGGGCTTCTACCTTGGCACGCGCGGAGAGGGCGTGCTCCAACCGGCGTCCCGGCTGCCCGGCCATCTGTTCTGGCGGGTGCTGGTCTTCCTCCTCGAGTCGGCACTGTTCGTTTTGCTCGGCCTCGAGATACGCGTCATCGTGCGCGAGCTGACCGGTGCGGCATGGCCGTCGGCGGTTCTCGGCGCGGTCGCGGTCACGGCTGTCATCGTGGCTCTGCGGCTCGCCTGGACGCAGCTCGTCTTCCCGCTCTCCCGGTATCTGCCCGGCCGGCACATCACCTTCGACCATCTGCCCTGGCGCGACCGGCTCGCCATCGGCTGGAGCGGCATGCGAGGCGCGATCTCGCTGGCGATCGTGCTGTCCCTGCCCGTGTCCGCACCGGGCCTGCCGCCGGAACGACGCGGCGAGAGGCTCTTTGTGACCGGCGCCGTCGTGTTCATCACCCTGATCGGGTGTGCGACCACGCTGCCCGGCCTGCTGAGACGGCTGGGCCTGGCCGAGTCCGACCGCGTCCGGATCGAGTACCAGGAGGCGAAGAAGGCTGTGGTGGAAGCCGCCCTGGCCCGGCTCGACGAGCTCATCGAGAACGGCGAGGTCGATGGTCGCACCGGCAGGACCTTCCGCCAGCTGTACGAGGACCTCCTGGACCGGATTCGCGCCGAGTTCGGCGAGGACCTCGACGAGGAGGTCACCGACTCCCTCGGCCTCCGCCGCGAGCTGGTACGGACGCAGCGAGAGAAGCTGCGCCGGCTCTACTCCAAAGGCAAGATCAGCGCCGAGGGCCTGCGGGCCGTGGACCGATGGCTCGATCTAGAGGACCCCGACATCCGGGAAGTCGGCTGA
- a CDS encoding Hsp20/alpha crystallin family protein, with protein sequence MALPSIRRSGDTMLTPRPRAFDALYEQMEQLVNAAFAGTPTEMPWVPAADVGETDDAYVIEAELPGLKKNEVDVSLHDRELTITGEVKERESRGLRHRKQRRTGRFEYRVYLPGDIDAERVDANLADGVLTVTVPKATTEKDRHVEVKG encoded by the coding sequence ATGGCACTGCCCAGCATCCGCCGCTCCGGTGACACGATGCTCACACCGAGGCCGCGGGCGTTCGACGCCCTCTACGAGCAGATGGAGCAGTTGGTCAACGCGGCTTTCGCCGGAACCCCGACGGAGATGCCCTGGGTGCCCGCGGCCGACGTCGGCGAGACCGACGACGCCTACGTGATCGAGGCCGAACTTCCCGGCCTGAAGAAGAACGAGGTCGACGTGTCGCTGCACGACCGGGAGCTGACCATCACCGGGGAGGTCAAGGAGCGGGAGAGCCGTGGACTGCGGCACCGCAAGCAGCGGCGCACAGGCCGGTTCGAGTACCGCGTATACCTGCCCGGCGACATCGACGCCGAACGCGTCGACGCGAACCTCGCCGACGGCGTGCTGACCGTGACGGTCCCCAAGGCCACGACCGAGAAGGACCGCCACGTCGAGGTCAAGGGCTGA
- the trxA gene encoding thioredoxin — protein MPAAAAGGPVCGNCRRPLPWIAEAGDEDFAEVAERSSVPVIIDLWATWCAPCRTVSPVLERLAHELAGRLKLVKIDIDRAPKIQERFAVRAVPTLLLMRDGKVIDQRAGAVPAGPLRTWVEETLGRDT, from the coding sequence ATGCCGGCGGCCGCTGCCGGCGGTCCTGTCTGCGGGAACTGCCGCAGGCCGCTCCCGTGGATCGCGGAGGCCGGAGACGAAGACTTCGCCGAGGTCGCCGAGCGCTCCTCGGTGCCGGTCATCATCGACCTGTGGGCCACCTGGTGCGCGCCGTGCCGCACGGTCAGCCCGGTACTGGAGCGCCTCGCCCACGAACTGGCCGGGCGGCTGAAACTCGTGAAGATCGACATTGACCGGGCGCCGAAGATACAGGAGCGCTTCGCCGTTCGTGCCGTTCCCACGCTGCTGCTGATGCGTGACGGGAAGGTGATCGACCAGAGAGCGGGCGCCGTGCCCGCTGGTCCGCTCCGGACGTGGGTGGAGGAAACCCTTGGAAGAGACACCTGA